In Mycoplasmopsis californica, one genomic interval encodes:
- the tpx gene encoding thiol peroxidase, whose amino-acid sequence MQVKFLNNPTNLLGKEIKAGDIFPDFVGVKLDMSDFHLNSLPKSKKLIFSIPSIDTGVCEMETTKFMNFFKDKDYPVVAVSCDLPFAFGRWCTAKNNEKIIPLSEFRHRDFGLKTGTVLEGVGLLTRAIFVLDENNKVLHVEYVPEVSTEPDYDKVYAYFS is encoded by the coding sequence ATGCAAGTTAAATTTTTAAATAACCCAACTAATTTATTAGGTAAAGAAATTAAAGCTGGTGATATATTCCCAGATTTCGTGGGCGTTAAGTTGGACATGAGCGATTTTCACTTAAATTCATTGCCGAAATCTAAAAAATTAATATTCTCAATTCCATCAATTGACACAGGTGTTTGTGAAATGGAAACGACTAAATTCATGAACTTTTTCAAAGATAAAGACTATCCAGTAGTCGCTGTAAGTTGTGACCTACCTTTTGCTTTTGGCCGTTGATGCACAGCTAAGAATAATGAAAAAATCATTCCTTTAAGTGAGTTTAGACATAGAGATTTTGGTTTAAAAACCGGTACAGTTTTAGAAGGTGTGGGATTATTGACGCGTGCAATATTCGTTTTAGATGAAAATAATAAAGTTTTACACGTTGAATATGTTCCAGAAGTTTCTACTGAACCTGATTACGATAAGGTTTATGCTTATTTTTCATAA
- a CDS encoding DEAD/DEAH box helicase: protein MECEDYHQAFAIIQENKINVNDYKLRMLKRDFKTSVKKIADDLIVQYQKQSVKWSMFLNRAQEVYEQTNIWPIHIGFMYVKVNIEGKSIYAPLFLKEVNISLDNSKPRLYSISGIKPNEKLLFLLNNANFDVNTSIEPENLSIREFYEALKHNWSKMYPNLAPLNSEFEIQGPEEITNEPLEFCPGVVLGLFQPSGGYIRNRMMEIIKNGEINKIITTEFKKQKYIDNVENFVLHPQKSLFRITPTNFSQDQAIASSLIQNTVIWGPPGTGKSQTIVNLLTNILIYKRTAVVCSQKKAALEVIRNRMGSLKSFCLFMLNTASVNKKAFYKPLKEYLDFIEHFNEDDNLKPLRILSARELKYVSSIADFANDHKFKLIARILPLINDYLPYLNKEKWEFLLSLPSFFTYPSKFGFATLKELQNWLLKTNRLQWNFFTRKRSALIKLSEGIFEHFNGTEINLASLKHIASDMDLTDFEFMNSLLAIIPPENRREINDENEIKKYVSKIIVDRYEQLSPEEKEMYSEFAVTVRIGKTEPYKFINKFANIIKKLFPIIIVTPDVDLSAWSKEEFDYAVLDESSQIFVEQGLPVLYLAKIKVLAGDDQQMKPSSWFEIRVTDDESVYGITLSLLEFVTGLGVHSILLNKNYRSRQAALMTFSSKHFYDSKLDVIDSAEIKDSDVAIEVIEANGHWIDNKNLIEEEIAIDLLQKNLNKYEKIILLCFNSPQQESITKRLFEYHPEIADNLKNNKLLLRNIENIQGDEADLVIATIGYDASAKIHSTFVGRNGGRNALNVAISRAKDKMIVIKSIQSSDIIISKENEDVWTFKKWLEFLELDHKERKEFLNLDIQRTREIELNVTKEKSELFFEIYETLNKHVQQKPWIEVYQDYPLGTFNVDLLVKYNNDNAFAIMVDDYEYANDPKKYLEFKDLNKFIRAKEYKLYVLDRLKWEQIKDDITYQLDSLPIPKVINDSSEDTALTIDGLTNNSLTQITQDDKYDQNNNFSSNDPYLEYIDSPQTPSSKNTFTQVQQTHTQTIEHTQIDTGFTQLNTQNLSNFSFLQSPEMELENDIDTSTIMYSNDDLVSTNTQIEENDSDLILPPPTELLVRENAEKDINNVDLSEFDHSINVLNNSETEKKTSIHLGLIPEKNVIQDQINEVQSANEYLNYENSRFNKNQDENTTSERTENYTLEDSVVQDFDTQQHDLLNNNKSMFEDTNTIVLDSVADDIERKTNEILDDLDNYDFDNKQRTKNHKQFINTHKNTDLTQENTNSSELSLTAELDAMNAVFDEKADTYDNTHKK from the coding sequence ATGGAGTGTGAAGACTATCACCAAGCATTCGCAATAATTCAGGAAAATAAAATTAATGTAAATGATTACAAATTGCGCATGCTGAAACGTGACTTTAAAACAAGTGTTAAAAAAATAGCTGACGATTTAATTGTCCAGTATCAAAAGCAATCAGTTAAATGGTCAATGTTTTTAAACCGTGCTCAAGAAGTATATGAACAAACTAATATTTGACCGATACACATCGGATTTATGTATGTTAAAGTGAATATAGAAGGTAAAAGTATTTATGCTCCATTGTTTTTAAAGGAAGTGAACATCAGCCTTGACAATTCAAAACCTCGTTTATATTCAATTAGCGGTATTAAACCCAATGAAAAATTATTGTTTTTATTAAATAATGCTAATTTTGATGTTAATACTTCAATTGAACCAGAGAATCTAAGTATTCGTGAGTTTTATGAAGCTCTAAAACATAATTGAAGTAAAATGTATCCTAATTTAGCACCACTTAACAGCGAATTTGAAATACAAGGTCCGGAAGAAATAACTAATGAACCTCTTGAATTTTGTCCCGGTGTTGTTTTAGGTTTATTTCAACCATCAGGTGGTTATATTCGCAACAGAATGATGGAAATTATTAAAAACGGTGAGATTAATAAAATTATTACTACTGAGTTTAAAAAACAAAAATACATTGATAATGTTGAAAATTTTGTTCTTCACCCACAAAAAAGTTTATTCCGCATTACACCTACAAACTTTAGCCAAGATCAAGCAATTGCATCTTCATTAATTCAAAACACAGTGATTTGAGGTCCTCCCGGAACAGGTAAATCACAAACTATTGTTAACTTATTAACTAATATCTTGATTTATAAACGAACAGCTGTTGTTTGTTCTCAAAAAAAAGCTGCTCTTGAGGTTATTAGAAACCGTATGGGGTCATTAAAGTCTTTTTGTTTATTCATGTTGAACACAGCAAGTGTTAACAAAAAAGCTTTTTATAAACCATTAAAAGAATATTTAGATTTTATTGAACATTTTAATGAAGATGATAATTTAAAGCCATTACGAATTTTAAGCGCTAGAGAACTTAAATATGTAAGCTCAATCGCTGATTTTGCTAATGATCACAAGTTTAAATTGATTGCCCGAATTTTACCACTAATTAACGATTATTTACCATATTTAAATAAAGAAAAATGGGAGTTTTTACTGAGTTTACCTTCATTTTTCACTTATCCATCTAAATTTGGTTTTGCCACACTAAAAGAACTGCAAAATTGATTATTAAAAACAAACCGCTTACAATGGAATTTTTTCACACGCAAACGTAGTGCTCTAATTAAGTTATCAGAAGGTATTTTTGAACACTTCAATGGCACAGAAATTAATTTAGCATCTCTAAAACATATTGCATCAGATATGGATTTAACTGATTTTGAATTTATGAATTCACTTTTAGCAATAATTCCACCTGAAAATCGTCGTGAAATAAACGATGAAAATGAAATTAAAAAATATGTTTCAAAAATAATTGTTGATCGTTATGAGCAATTAAGTCCTGAAGAAAAAGAAATGTATTCAGAGTTTGCTGTTACAGTCAGAATTGGTAAAACTGAACCATATAAATTCATTAATAAATTTGCTAATATTATCAAAAAATTATTTCCAATTATTATTGTTACTCCTGATGTCGATTTATCGGCGTGGTCAAAAGAAGAATTTGATTATGCAGTCTTAGATGAATCGAGTCAAATATTTGTTGAGCAAGGTTTACCTGTGCTTTACTTAGCAAAAATTAAAGTGTTGGCCGGTGATGACCAACAAATGAAGCCTTCAAGTTGATTTGAAATTAGAGTAACTGATGATGAATCGGTTTATGGTATTACACTTTCATTGCTTGAATTTGTTACAGGGCTTGGCGTTCACAGTATTTTATTAAACAAAAACTATCGTTCAAGACAAGCGGCACTAATGACTTTTAGTTCAAAACACTTCTACGATTCAAAACTTGATGTAATTGATTCAGCAGAGATCAAAGATAGCGACGTTGCAATTGAGGTTATTGAGGCCAACGGACATTGAATTGACAATAAAAACTTAATTGAAGAAGAAATTGCAATTGATCTATTGCAAAAAAATCTTAATAAGTATGAAAAAATTATTCTTTTATGTTTCAACTCGCCACAACAAGAATCGATTACAAAAAGGTTATTTGAATATCATCCAGAAATCGCTGACAACCTAAAAAACAATAAGCTTTTACTTAGAAATATTGAAAACATTCAAGGTGATGAAGCCGATTTGGTTATTGCAACTATTGGATATGACGCCAGTGCAAAAATCCACTCAACATTTGTTGGGCGTAATGGTGGCCGTAACGCCTTAAACGTTGCGATTTCACGGGCAAAAGATAAAATGATCGTAATTAAGTCTATTCAGTCAAGTGACATTATAATTTCCAAAGAAAATGAGGATGTTTGAACATTTAAAAAATGACTTGAGTTCTTAGAGCTTGACCATAAAGAAAGAAAAGAATTCTTGAATTTAGATATCCAAAGAACTAGGGAAATTGAATTAAATGTAACTAAAGAAAAATCTGAGCTATTTTTCGAAATTTACGAAACATTGAACAAACATGTTCAACAAAAACCTTGAATTGAAGTTTACCAAGATTATCCATTAGGTACTTTTAATGTAGATCTTTTAGTGAAATACAATAATGATAATGCATTTGCTATCATGGTTGATGATTATGAGTACGCAAATGATCCAAAAAAATATTTAGAATTTAAAGATTTAAATAAATTTATCCGTGCAAAAGAATATAAATTATATGTTCTAGATCGCTTAAAATGAGAGCAAATTAAGGACGATATTACCTATCAACTTGATTCATTACCAATCCCTAAGGTTATTAATGATTCATCTGAAGATACTGCACTAACTATTGATGGATTAACGAACAATAGTTTAACGCAAATTACACAGGATGATAAGTATGACCAAAATAACAATTTTTCAAGTAATGACCCATATTTAGAATATATAGATAGTCCACAGACGCCATCAAGCAAAAACACGTTCACCCAAGTGCAACAAACTCACACTCAAACTATTGAACATACACAAATTGATACAGGTTTTACACAATTAAACACACAAAATTTAAGTAATTTTAGTTTTTTGCAATCTCCCGAAATGGAGTTAGAAAACGATATTGACACAAGTACAATAATGTATTCAAATGATGATTTAGTCAGCACAAATACGCAGATAGAAGAAAATGATTCAGACTTAATTCTTCCACCTCCGACCGAACTTTTGGTTCGAGAAAATGCTGAAAAGGATATAAATAACGTTGATTTATCTGAATTTGATCATTCAATAAATGTTTTAAACAACTCTGAAACTGAGAAAAAAACTAGTATTCATTTAGGTTTGATCCCTGAAAAAAATGTAATACAAGATCAAATAAATGAAGTTCAATCTGCTAATGAATACTTAAATTATGAAAACTCGAGATTTAATAAAAACCAAGATGAAAACACTACTTCAGAGCGAACGGAAAATTATACCCTTGAAGATAGTGTTGTTCAAGATTTTGATACACAGCAACATGACTTATTAAATAATAATAAATCAATGTTTGAAGACACAAACACAATAGTATTAGATTCTGTTGCTGACGACATCGAACGTAAAACCAATGAAATTCTGGATGATTTAGACAACTATGATTTTGATAACAAACAAAGAACAAAAAATCATAAACAATTTATAAATACACACAAAAATACTGATTTAACACAAGAAAATACTAATTCATCTGAGCTATCCTTAACAGCAGAATTAGATGCGATGAACGCTGTATTCGATGAAAAAGCGGACACATACGACAACACTCACAAAAAATAA